One genomic window of Eptesicus fuscus isolate TK198812 chromosome 6, DD_ASM_mEF_20220401, whole genome shotgun sequence includes the following:
- the TGFBR3L gene encoding transforming growth factor-beta receptor type 3-like protein — MLGAAALLLALLPGTSTLPSGPPEARRLNHVLEGLRGSPHSLCAPLSAPPAPPFPRAPGSRLRRPLFHLELSDAPDAFPRRAGPLEVPADSRVFVQAALARSSPRWSLALHRCWVTPSSRPAPGPTLALLRGGCPTDSSVTFPPPRPGAARFSFRLHPVFNASVQFLHCQLSRCRLRGSHRTPEPVPLPPQSPCLPQDEACASSGSGESLGANGPHLHTLTQPIVVTVPRPPLRPPKGVPGRAVRPEPPAPAPVALEPAPLVALVVAAFLLGAALVAGLGLVCAPSAPPPPSPPPRASPSDPQPRRPQ; from the exons ATGCTGGGTGCCGCGGccctgctgctggccctgctcccggGGACCTCCACCCTGCCCAGCGGGCCGCCTG AGGCTAGGAGGTTGAATCATGTGCTTGAGGGCCTGAGGGGCAGCCCGCACTCCCTCTGTGCCCCTCTTTCTGCCCCGCCAGCGCCCCCCTTTCCACGGGCGCCCGGTTCGCGGCTGCGTCGACCCCTTTTCCATCTAGAGCTGTCGGACGCACCGGACGCGTTCCCGCGCCGCGCAGGGCCGCTCGAGGTCCCAGCGGACAGCCGCGTGTTCGTGCAG GCGGCCCTGGCCCGGTCCTCCCCGCGCTGGAGCCTGGCCCTGCACCGCTGCTGGGTGACGCCCTCCTCACGTCCGGCCCCAGGACCCACCCTGGCGCTCCTGCGAGGGGGCTGCCCCACCGATTCCTCGGTCACCTTCCCGCCACCACGCCCTGGGGCCGCCCGCTTCAGCTTCCGTCTGCACCCGGTCTTCAATGCCTCGGTGCAGTTCTTGCACTGCCAGCTGAGCCGCTGCCGCCTCCGGGGAAGCCACCGGACTCCGGAACCTGTGCCGCTGCCGCCCCAGTCGCCG TGTCTGCCTCAGGATGAGGCGTGcgccagcagtggcagcggcgagAGTCTGGGTGCCAACGGCCCCCACCTGCACACACTGACGCAGCCCATCGTGGTCACGGTGCCACGGCCGCCCCTCA GGCCACCCAAGGGCGTCCCCGGCAGAGCCGTACGCCCTGAGCCTCCTGCGCCGGCCCCGGTGGCCCTGGAGCCCGCACCGCTGGTGGCGCTGGTGGTGGCCGCCTTCTTGTTGGGCGCCGCGCTGGTCGCCGGGCTCGGCCTCGTGTGCGCGCCTTCAG cgcccccacctcccagcccacccccaagAGCCTCGCCTAGCGACCCCCAGCCCAGAAGACCCCAGTAA
- the SNAPC2 gene encoding snRNA-activating protein complex subunit 2: MKPPPRRRAAPARYRGEAAGTAAWSALEKRQLLRLLQTRRGQPEPDVAELAGELPGRSETEIRDFLQQLKNRVAREAIQKVHPGGLKGQRRQPPAPIEVWMDLAKKITGPLEEALTVAFSQALTIMAVEPVSLLYSKPSKPTQARGKLLPLNTPSRQENPSPEAAGPTPEAPAGPSAEGDLEVDFEKIYKYLSSISNSYHGPELSPAEAAVVLDLLMSLPEELSHLPCAALVEHMMDTYLHLMAPQSDPSSGNLGPEAEVCGTGSRGQEESGQANPQAPENARPSKPRSAWQVVGVCPLNPFLVPLELLGQVATPAK; encoded by the exons ATGAAGCCTCCGCCACGGCGGCGAGCTGCCCCGGCGCGCTATCGGGGCGAGGCGGCCGGCACCGCCGCCTGGAGCGCCCTCGAGAAGCGGCAGCTGCTCCGACTGCTGCAGACGCGGCGGGGCCAGCCGGAACCGGACGTTGCCGAGCTGGCCGGGGAGCTGCCGGGCCGGAGCGAGACCGAG ATTCGGGATTTCCTCCAGCAGCTCAAGAACCGTGTGGCCCGGGAAGCCATTCAGAAGGTGCATCCAGGTGGCCTAAAGGGTCAAAGGCGTCAGCCCCCAGCTCCCATCGAG GTGTGGATGGATCTGGCTAAGAAGATAACAGGCCCACTGGAGGAAGCTCTGACTGTGGCTTTCTCACAG GCGCTCACCATCATGGCTGTGGAGCCCGTCAGCCTCCTGTACTCAAAGCCGTCCAAGCCTACGCAGGCACGTGGAAAACTACTGCCCCTTAACACCCCTAGCAGACAAGAGAACCCAAGCCCTgaggctgctggccccacccctgaagcACCTGCTGGCCCCTCTGCTGAGGGAGACCTCGAAGTGGACTTTGAAAAAATCTACAAGTACCTGTCATCCATCTCCAACAGCTACCATGGTCCTGAGCTTTCCCCAGCTG AGGCAGCTGTGGTCCTTGACCTGCTCATGTCACTTCCTGAGGAGCTGTCTCACCTGCCCTGTGCAGCCCTGGTTGAGCATATGATGGATACATACCTACACCTGATGGCCCCCCAGTCTGACCCCAGCAGTGGGAACCTGGGACCAGAAGCTGAGGTTTGTGGGACTGGCTCTAGGGGGCAAGAGGAGTCCGGTCAGGCCAACCCCCAGGCCCCTGAGAATGCCAGGCCCAGCAAACCGAGATCTGCCTGGCAAGTAGTTGGGGTTTGTCCCCTGAACCCATTTCTGGTGCCCCTGGAGCTTCTGGGCCAGGTAGCTACCCCTGCAAAGTGA